Proteins co-encoded in one Oreochromis aureus strain Israel breed Guangdong linkage group 3, ZZ_aureus, whole genome shotgun sequence genomic window:
- the LOC116321219 gene encoding uncharacterized protein LOC116321219, with product MDVANTLVEKIFSFVALLKKCADKLDKLANELEENKKNVNVTKVVGSTVSVGGAAAMTLAGVATLFTGGAALPVIAAGGAIASWVGLATNVTTDVVDAIVSSSTLKEAEEVSNKIKNLHAKMEKLVESLKKEVQRRAEDNGSCGDVMEYILRAMAERNGLKLHDSVSLKNIMSYVFKDVMSVEALFHHTLLSIGLSVLSQAARGAGKLVAERVGGKAAGKAAGQAAGKAVGRIAGGAVGLVFSVPELIENCKSLDCCQTDASKNLRENAESIRADSKAMQRELEKIETIFRRLARVKHCIENPLRSRADREFLIEFVQEQCKDQEQSEVIQKWLIENVESQVLFQLVDMFNCIREKIDEEKKKRRRRKRPVRITFVAHGEIDSAYMIPAGCLMPLSSITDVVLYSPWNCYITADAAYGIATGLIRLKDRIFFCADEECCRHFQKNHRPDVLPVRWNSMQREHRVIPNIKVSPMNPPEDDAYIRFKFLEETHGAPGPDYVTVLYLPPGPHCVPFYIITQVLSLVLFFCDYEASLHLAACLGDTCTSTRYMYNKNCLKLQYAYTIDNTGMTIRSDKFPIRDPELYWALKALFGSTYPRR from the exons ATGGATGTCGCCAACACCCTGGTTGAAAAAATCTTTTCCTTTGTGGCTCTGCTGAAAAAATGTGCAGACAAGTTGGACAAATTGGCCAACGAGTTggaggaaaataagaaaaatgttaATGTCACTAAAGTTGTTGGTAGTACTGTGTCTGTAGGCGGGGCAGCTGCCATGACTTTAGCTGGTGTAGCAACCTTGTTCACAGGTGGAGCAGCATTACCTGTTATAGCTGCTGGTGGTGCAATAGCATCCTGGGTTGGTTTAGCTACCAATGTGACTACTGATGTTGTGGATGCCATCGTTTCAAGTTCCACCTTAAAAGAGGCAGAAGAGGTCTCGAACAAGATTAAAAACCTTCATGCAAAAATGGAGAAACTTGTGGAGTCACTGAAAAAGGAAGTGCAGAGGAGAGCAGAGGACAATGGTTCCTGCGGCGATGTGATGGAATACATCCTGAGAGCAATGGCCGAACGCAACGGACTGAAACTGCACGACAGTGTCAGCTTAAAAAATATCATGTCTTATGTCTTCAAAGATGTGATGTCTGTGGAAGCTCTTTTTCATCATACTCTGCTGTCAATAGGCCTGTCTGTCCTTTCCCAAGCAGCCAGAGGAGCAGGAAAACTTGTGGCTGAACGTGTGGGAGGAAAAGCAGCAGGGAAGGCGGCAGGGCAAGCAGCAGGGAAAGCTGTAGGACGG ATCGCAGGAGGAGCGGTTGGACTCGTGTTCTCAGTCCCAGAGCTCATTGAGAACTGCAAAAGCCTGgactgctgtcagacagatgcTAGTAAGAACCTGAGAGAGAATGCTGAATCCATACGTGCCGACTCCAAGGCGATGCAAAGGGAACTTGAAAAAATTGA AACAATATTTCGGAGGCTCGCCAGAGTTAAACACTGCATTGAAAACCCACTGAGGAGCAGAGCTGACAGGGAATTTTTAATAGAGTTTGTACAGGAACAGTGTAAAGATCAGGAACAATCTGAAGTTATCCAGAAATGGCTGATAGAAAACGTAGAGTCTCAAGTCCTCTTTCAACTTGTGGACATGTTTAATTGTATAAGAGAAAAGAttgatgaagaaaaaaagaagagacgaagaagaaaaaggccCGTTCGTATCACCTTTGTAGCACATGGAGAAATAGACTCTGCCTACATGATCCCAGCCGGCTGTTTGATGCCACTATCCTCCATCACAGATGTAGTCTTGTATTCTCCCTGGAACTGCTATATTACTGCTGATGCAGCCTATGGTATCGCTACAGGGCTCATAAGGCTGAAGGACagaatttttttctgtgctgatgAAGAATGCTGTCgacattttcaaaaaaaccATCGTCCTGATGTTCTGCCAGTGAGGTGGAATTCAATGCAGCGTGAGCATCGTGTCATTCCAAACATTAAAGTGAGCCCAATGAATCCACCAGAAGATGATGCATATATTCGGTTTAAGTTTTTGGAGGAGACACACGGGGCGCCTGGCCCAGACTACGTTACAGTTCTGTATTTGCCCCCAGGACCGCACTGTGTCCCATTCTACATTATCACTCAAGTCTTGTCCCTGGTGCTCTTTTTCTGCGATTATGAAGCCAGCCTCCATCTTGCTGCCTGTCTGGGTGACACATGTACATCCACCCGTTACATGTACAACAAGAATTGTCTGAAGTTGCAATATGCCTACACTATTGACAACACAGGAATGACGATTAGGTCGGACAAGTTTCCCATCAGAGACCCTGAGCTGTACTGGGCTTTGAAGGCTCTCTTTGGCTCCACATATCCCAGGCGTTAG